The Borreliella mayonii genome has a segment encoding these proteins:
- the rpsD gene encoding 30S ribosomal protein S4, with protein MNRKQIAKGKLVRRFGINIFEQPKYDKILKKKPHPPGMHGKARKAKITEYGKQLIEKQKIKFTYGVSERQLTNAFKEAKKHHGVTGDNLLSILERRIDNVVYRAGFAISRAHARQIVSHGIIILNGRRVTIPSIILRANDQIQIKEKDSLKKLIRSNIEKTSSLRNLPTWIEVNADDLNIKVKHAPSRDEIPTLANEQMVVEYYSKRA; from the coding sequence ATGAATAGAAAACAAATAGCTAAAGGCAAGCTGGTAAGGAGATTTGGTATCAACATTTTTGAGCAGCCAAAATATGACAAAATCCTTAAAAAAAAGCCACATCCTCCCGGAATGCATGGAAAAGCCAGAAAAGCTAAAATTACAGAATATGGAAAACAATTGATAGAAAAACAAAAGATAAAGTTTACTTATGGTGTAAGCGAACGACAGCTAACCAACGCTTTTAAAGAAGCAAAAAAACATCACGGTGTTACCGGTGACAATTTGCTCTCAATACTTGAGAGAAGAATTGACAATGTTGTATATAGAGCTGGATTTGCCATCTCAAGAGCACACGCAAGGCAAATAGTTTCTCACGGTATTATTATATTAAATGGAAGAAGAGTTACAATACCTTCAATAATACTAAGAGCAAATGATCAAATTCAAATAAAAGAGAAAGATAGTCTAAAAAAATTAATAAGATCAAATATAGAAAAAACTTCGTCTCTTAGAAATTTACCAACTTGGATAGAAGTAAACGCTGACGATTTAAACATAAAAGTAAAGCATGCCCCATCAAGAGACGAGATACCTACACTTGCCAATGAACAAATGGTTGTTGAGTATTATTCTAAGAGAGCATAA
- a CDS encoding cation diffusion facilitator family transporter: protein MVKVISLKNIHKFAHLKLDPLKKEDIYIVYIENNSKLIANLKAKAKADRIEIIHFYIDDDFKSEGIEKIMISNLIHYSKKYKFKTILCKIIEIQEELLSLGFEYRDSQYKKELASEIEEDKFVMGIGTISIFTEVASISSKLTVGILFNSFALIADAFHVMADFVLSTITYFSLKITSKPETIHYPHGHKLMESLIAFIMGIIILMAGFTLFLNTTGLNKFITLGGESGFNLHIHQNKNKNDNIYEHEHEHSHSHDHDHDHDQNHSEEDKKNILEIFSNKSLKKSLWIPLIPFIFFIVKIIEYLTKFQIGKRYNNQLLLALASADKNCIFSHGGITLSLLLATYMWSGFDKIMSIFIGFIIIKEGLNVIINNANNLLSRQNIDLKRSVKDTLKNSHINFKTLNFHNQGNKLVLYIKINLNSENDFKNFINKTQDIRKIIKQEYKEINDVYFLV, encoded by the coding sequence ATGGTCAAGGTAATAAGCTTAAAAAACATTCATAAATTTGCCCATTTAAAACTGGATCCTTTAAAAAAAGAAGATATCTACATTGTTTATATTGAAAATAATTCAAAATTAATTGCAAATCTTAAAGCAAAAGCAAAAGCTGATCGAATTGAAATAATTCATTTTTATATTGATGATGATTTTAAATCAGAAGGCATAGAAAAAATAATGATTAGCAATTTAATTCACTACAGCAAGAAATACAAATTTAAAACAATTTTATGCAAAATCATTGAAATACAAGAAGAGCTTTTAAGCTTAGGATTTGAATATAGAGATTCTCAATATAAAAAAGAATTAGCATCTGAAATAGAAGAAGATAAATTTGTAATGGGAATAGGAACAATCTCTATATTTACAGAAGTAGCATCAATATCCTCTAAGCTTACTGTTGGAATATTGTTTAATTCATTTGCACTTATTGCTGATGCTTTCCACGTCATGGCTGACTTTGTTTTATCTACAATAACTTACTTTAGTTTAAAAATTACAAGCAAACCTGAAACCATCCATTATCCCCATGGACACAAATTAATGGAAAGCTTAATAGCTTTTATCATGGGAATAATCATACTTATGGCAGGATTTACACTATTTTTAAATACAACCGGATTAAATAAATTTATCACTCTTGGGGGAGAATCTGGATTTAATTTACACATACACCAAAACAAAAATAAAAATGATAATATATATGAACATGAACATGAACATAGCCACTCACACGATCACGATCACGATCACGATCAAAACCACAGCGAAGAAGACAAAAAAAACATACTAGAAATATTTTCAAATAAATCCCTTAAAAAAAGCTTATGGATACCACTAATCCCCTTTATTTTTTTTATAGTCAAAATAATAGAATATCTCACAAAATTCCAAATAGGAAAAAGATACAACAATCAACTTCTCTTGGCGCTAGCTTCAGCTGATAAAAACTGTATATTCTCACATGGTGGAATTACACTGAGTTTACTACTTGCAACTTACATGTGGAGTGGCTTTGACAAAATTATGTCTATATTCATTGGCTTTATCATAATAAAAGAAGGACTTAACGTAATAATAAATAACGCAAACAATTTGCTCTCAAGGCAAAATATAGATCTCAAAAGAAGCGTAAAAGACACATTGAAAAATTCACATATAAACTTTAAAACACTTAATTTTCACAATCAGGGCAACAAACTTGTGCTTTATATCAAAATAAATTTAAATTCAGAAAATGACTTTAAAAATTTTATAAATAAAACACAAGATATTAGAAAAATCATAAAACAAGAATACAAAGAAATAAATGATGTATATTTCTTAGTCTAA
- the cdd gene encoding cytidine deaminase encodes MEKLKQEDIDKAFYMAEKARNNSYSPYSKFKVGSCIKTKANDFFIGTNVENASFGATCCAERSAILNMIAKIGVQEIDFLLLNTSPECIPCAICLQVMAEFFNQDTKIIITESKSFSENKTPIKIYTLKDLLKSPFDKKELRRVTYSELEKKLI; translated from the coding sequence GTGGAAAAACTAAAACAAGAAGATATAGATAAAGCATTTTATATGGCAGAAAAAGCAAGAAACAATTCATATTCTCCATATTCAAAATTCAAAGTAGGTTCCTGTATTAAGACTAAAGCAAACGATTTTTTTATTGGAACAAATGTTGAGAATGCAAGCTTTGGAGCAACTTGTTGCGCAGAAAGAAGTGCGATTTTAAATATGATTGCAAAAATTGGCGTACAAGAAATAGATTTTTTATTGCTTAATACAAGTCCTGAATGTATTCCATGCGCTATATGCCTGCAAGTAATGGCAGAATTTTTTAATCAAGATACAAAAATAATAATAACAGAATCTAAATCATTTAGTGAAAACAAAACACCTATAAAAATTTACACATTAAAAGATTTACTTAAATCTCCTTTTGACAAAAAAGAACTACGAAGAGTAACATACTCTGAGCTTGAAAAAAAATTAATTTAA
- a CDS encoding DHH family phosphoesterase produces the protein MRDVINFIKKYNNFIIIGHKDPDFDCIGSSLALSSFLSRIGKNSVLLNEGPFVRKEIIPFKDKFLSEWPNIDISEYSVVILDCSILDRIGDEFVFYVKDMPILVIDHHMSGEKLECVGYIDPFAPSTTFLIEKLIREFGYDLTKEEAWYILVGFCTDTGFFKFISRSDPEPFEMVARLVSKGISLKEVYSYIETTKSLKSIETLKLMLNNLESYWNGKVLFTFLSSSSFGKDGGVSGVNELFYMILSNVENNEILGILKEMEDGSIIVGLRSKDSFNVGELAENFGGGGHKNASGFRIKQGSLEIVKNRMLAYIKDNICL, from the coding sequence ATGAGAGATGTTATTAATTTTATTAAAAAGTATAATAATTTTATTATTATTGGGCACAAAGATCCTGATTTTGATTGCATAGGTTCGTCTTTGGCTTTATCGTCTTTTCTCTCAAGAATTGGTAAAAATTCTGTTTTGTTAAATGAAGGTCCTTTTGTTAGGAAAGAAATAATTCCTTTTAAGGATAAGTTTTTATCTGAATGGCCCAATATTGATATTTCGGAGTATTCGGTTGTTATTTTAGATTGCTCAATTTTAGATAGGATAGGCGATGAATTTGTATTTTATGTAAAGGATATGCCCATTTTAGTAATCGATCATCATATGTCTGGTGAAAAATTAGAATGTGTAGGCTATATTGATCCTTTTGCCCCCTCTACTACTTTTTTAATTGAAAAATTGATCAGAGAATTTGGATATGATCTTACAAAAGAAGAGGCTTGGTATATTTTAGTAGGATTTTGCACTGATACTGGTTTTTTTAAATTTATTTCAAGAAGTGATCCAGAGCCTTTTGAAATGGTTGCAAGATTAGTTTCAAAAGGAATAAGTCTTAAAGAAGTTTATAGCTATATAGAAACAACCAAAAGTCTAAAGTCAATAGAAACTCTTAAGTTAATGCTTAACAATCTTGAATCTTATTGGAATGGCAAGGTTTTGTTTACATTTTTATCTTCTTCTAGTTTTGGCAAAGATGGTGGCGTTAGTGGAGTCAATGAGCTTTTTTATATGATTTTAAGCAATGTTGAGAATAATGAAATTTTAGGTATTTTAAAAGAAATGGAAGACGGTTCGATTATAGTTGGACTGAGATCTAAAGATTCTTTTAATGTTGGAGAATTGGCAGAAAACTTTGGAGGCGGGGGGCATAAAAATGCTAGTGGGTTTAGAATCAAACAAGGCTCTCTGGAGATCGTAAAAAATCGAATGCTAGCATACATTAAGGATAATATTTGTTTATAA
- a CDS encoding glycoside hydrolase family 3 N-terminal domain-containing protein, producing MEREKLINEMVNKMQDHELLGQMFMISYPNQSITNFVLDFISKKNLGGIKIFGWNAKNLKNLAESINKAQKISQNNKFKIPLFVATDQEGGWTQHIKSNTSETIGNLGITASLSPKDSYNTGYYIAQELSRLGINLNFAPIVDIYSDENNFTIGPRTYSDNPKIVSLLSLAFYKGQKQGGIISTAKHFPGHGNTTLDSHINIPIINSNLLEINLNELLPYKILIQENIPVIMTGHLAYPKLTNGENIPASSSTKIIKDILRKKLKYNNIIITDDLLMNAAKYNNESIYNTIERIVRAKSDIFLISLNENIQKNAYNMLLNLMKKDSEIKNNIIESNKRILRIKLEYLKENKNKSNLYPNFNKNEKIYSKEGEKFFEQNTLRGITKVRIEKEISKTKKTLIISPYYKMITEGKKIFQNTYAYYYNYYPLNSINPQKLNEIKKIIKKFEQVIFSLSTPGSLKYLENLKEYKDKISVIVSLTPQYIKKLNWIKNIVIIYGTTPLAFRSGFLTLTNDFNPKGTIPLRNIINKYYP from the coding sequence ATGGAAAGAGAAAAACTAATAAATGAAATGGTAAACAAAATGCAAGATCATGAACTACTAGGGCAAATGTTCATGATAAGCTATCCAAATCAATCAATAACAAATTTTGTTCTTGATTTTATAAGTAAAAAAAACCTTGGAGGAATTAAAATTTTTGGATGGAACGCAAAAAATTTAAAAAACTTAGCGGAAAGCATTAACAAAGCGCAAAAAATATCTCAAAATAATAAATTTAAAATTCCTTTATTTGTCGCAACAGATCAAGAAGGTGGATGGACACAGCACATAAAATCAAATACATCAGAAACAATTGGTAATCTTGGAATTACAGCATCTCTTTCTCCAAAAGATTCTTATAATACAGGGTATTATATAGCACAAGAGCTGAGTAGGCTTGGAATAAATTTAAATTTTGCGCCCATAGTAGATATATATAGTGACGAAAATAATTTCACAATAGGTCCAAGAACATATTCGGATAACCCTAAAATAGTATCGCTTCTTTCTCTGGCCTTTTACAAAGGACAAAAGCAAGGAGGAATAATTTCTACTGCAAAACATTTCCCGGGACACGGCAATACCACTCTTGACTCCCATATAAATATTCCAATAATAAATTCTAATTTACTAGAAATAAATTTAAATGAACTTTTGCCATATAAAATATTAATCCAAGAAAACATTCCGGTAATAATGACAGGCCATTTAGCATATCCAAAGCTTACAAATGGAGAAAATATTCCCGCATCATCCTCAACAAAAATAATTAAAGATATACTGAGAAAGAAATTAAAATACAATAATATAATAATTACTGATGACTTATTAATGAACGCAGCAAAATATAATAATGAGAGCATTTACAATACAATTGAAAGAATAGTTAGAGCCAAAAGTGATATTTTTTTAATATCTTTAAATGAAAATATACAAAAAAATGCTTACAATATGTTACTAAACTTAATGAAAAAAGATTCAGAAATAAAAAATAATATTATTGAATCTAATAAAAGAATATTAAGAATAAAATTGGAATACTTAAAAGAAAATAAAAATAAATCTAATCTTTATCCTAATTTCAATAAAAATGAGAAAATATATTCAAAAGAAGGTGAAAAATTTTTTGAACAAAACACATTAAGGGGTATTACAAAAGTAAGAATAGAAAAAGAAATATCTAAAACTAAAAAAACCCTTATAATATCTCCTTACTACAAAATGATTACAGAAGGCAAAAAAATATTTCAAAATACATATGCTTATTATTACAACTATTATCCCTTAAACAGCATTAATCCTCAAAAGCTCAACGAAATAAAAAAAATAATTAAAAAATTTGAGCAAGTCATCTTTAGTTTATCAACACCCGGAAGCTTGAAATATTTAGAAAATTTGAAAGAATATAAAGATAAAATAAGCGTAATTGTATCTCTTACGCCTCAATATATTAAAAAATTAAATTGGATAAAAAACATAGTAATTATTTATGGAACAACACCTCTGGCATTTAGATCTGGATTTTTAACGCTAACTAATGATTTTAATCCAAAAGGAACAATCCCTTTAAGAAATATTATAAACAAATATTATCCTTAA
- a CDS encoding DJ-1 family glyoxalase III: protein MVVGIILANGFEDIEAIIPIDILRRGNVHIKVISANDNNVVISSKGVSFLTDDVISNCKENCFDLIILPGGMPGATNLFNSKELDLILKDMNAKGKYIAAICASPVVVLAAKGLLGFNKFTCYPGLEKNVLDGEFVDKNVVISDNFITSKGVGTSFEFAFTLLEIIKGKQIMEDVKKATLLC, encoded by the coding sequence ATGGTAGTGGGAATTATTCTTGCAAATGGATTTGAAGATATTGAGGCCATAATTCCGATTGATATTTTAAGACGGGGTAATGTTCATATTAAAGTTATCAGTGCAAATGATAACAATGTTGTGATAAGTTCAAAAGGAGTTTCTTTTTTAACAGATGATGTAATATCAAACTGTAAGGAAAATTGTTTTGATCTAATAATTCTCCCAGGAGGCATGCCTGGAGCCACCAATCTTTTTAATTCAAAAGAATTGGATTTGATTTTAAAAGATATGAATGCTAAGGGTAAATATATTGCAGCCATTTGTGCTTCTCCAGTAGTAGTGCTTGCTGCTAAAGGTCTTTTAGGATTTAATAAGTTTACATGTTATCCAGGTTTGGAAAAAAATGTGCTTGATGGTGAGTTTGTAGATAAAAATGTTGTTATAAGTGATAATTTTATTACTTCTAAAGGTGTTGGAACTTCATTTGAATTTGCTTTTACTCTTCTTGAAATTATAAAGGGAAAACAAATAATGGAAGATGTTAAAAAAGCAACCTTACTTTGTTAG